A window of Nostoc sp. PCC 7120 = FACHB-418 genomic DNA:
CTGTTCAATTCTGGCTTTGTGGTGTTTTTGCAATTGAGAGCGTAATTCGAGCCAAGTATGAATATCAACTTGTGCTAAATCAGATGCGGTAAAAGAATGAAGCTTAGTAGCTATCGCACAGGCAAGTTTGACAGAACCACGAATAACGAGAGATGAGGGGGCAACCTTACGACCGGTACAACGACGTTGATGATAACGTAGCATACCAAAAGCGTGTTCTAAGTCATTATTAGTTCTAGGAAAATCTTCAATTTCATAACAATGAAAAAGTCCAGACCAGTAGCTGTGGGTGGTTTTTATAAAGTTATCGATTGCAGTGTTCAGGGTACCAGCTTTCTGCTTTTGTTGAGACATTTCTGTCAACAGTTGCTGATAACTTTGTTTGACCCCAGCAGCATCAAGACCTATTTTATTGTTGAGAATATTACTAGCTTTATCAACCCACTGATATGCAACCCTCACAGGTGAAAATAAAGATGCAGTAGCAGATAATCCCTTAGCTAGAAGGTGTTTTAGGTTAACTAAAGGTGGTGGTAAAGCACTTCTTTTTTCCATCCTTTCTAAGCTTTGTTCTATCAAAGTCAAATTTTCTTGTAACTTTAATCCAGATGCCTCTAACGGTGGATGTCCATCATTGGTTATAGAACTACGGACTGCCGAGCAATAATCTTCAATAATAGTCACCAAATCCTTATCTTCATTGGTAACACTACGTTCAATTTCTCGTAATCCTCTAACTTTTTTTTTTCAATTCCTTTTTTGCATTTCTATCCGCCTCATATATGGGTTTAATTGCTTCTTTCAGGTAATGGTAATGACATAAACCATGAGCAATTTTAGGTAATGCTAACCCAACAGCTTTACGAATTGATTGTTGTCCATCACTAACAACTCCATCAATTGGTACATCCAGTGTATTAGCCACTTCTAATAATAACGCTACTAAATCTTCATTCCTTGATGATAATAAAGTTTTAGCAAGTAAAATTTCTCCTGATAGACAATCTCGAATTACCCATAATACCTCATGTCCAATTTCTGGCTGCATCCCATCAATGGCTAATATCACCCGTCCTTGATTAGCCACTATTGCTTTTAATCTTTTATGGTCTTTTAGCCATAAAGAAAGTAACTCGTCATATCTGTCAATTAAGTGTGTGACCGTTCGTTTACTTATACATATACCTTTTAATTCAAGGTGAGTGTGTATTTGAGGAACACTTCTATGTTCCTGGTAGCGTAATGCTCCTATATAAGCAATCACATCCAAACCAAATTCGTTCTGTGGTAGAGCGAGTGACCCTTCTTGCTCTGGTCGATATGCTTTTTTATACCGCATACATGACTTATTTTGACATCGCCGAATTTTTAGCTGTAGTTCTACTACCCCATTTAGCGTTCTTATATGTCGAGGATTATTGTATTCATTCCACATTGCTTGACCACACGAAGGGCATTTTTTTTGAACACAATCGAGTACTTCAAACGATGTTGCTTCTGGTTTTAAACTTTTTCTTACCAAGTTTTTGTACCATTATTTCGTTACAAGCTCAAGATTACAGGATCTCTGCTCCTCTCTAGTAAGTTTTGCCACGCTAGGAAATTATACTCAAGCTATCTCTACTCAAATTCAGGTGGCCAAAGTTCTGCGATCTCTAATTCCCAACCTGGAAGTAACTCTGGTAGAGTCAGTTTGTCATTATCTTTCAAAACAACTGGTTCAAGGTTACGGCGGTAAACTGTCACCAAAACTTTGTCAGGGTCAATAAGGATACCCACTGTAGAACCAAGTTCAAGAAATAGCTTGATTTTTTCTTGTAATGGTTTGATGCGGTCACTTTTAGATTTGACCTCAACAGTGAGATCAGGTACTAACTCCACAAAGTCACGCTGAGTTTTTTTTAGTCGTTCAGCGCGAACAAAAGACACATCAGGAGCGCGTAAGTTTCTTTTTTCAGGGTTGCCTGTGTTGTCATCATTTTCCAGACTAGGCAAGATAAAGCCAGCACTAGAACCAGTCACTCTGCCTAACTTGCGAGGCATAACCCACATATTGAGGAAAGTTAACAGGCGAGAACCAATTTCATCTGACTCGTAATCGGATGGCCCGCAACCACATAACCCCACTGTGAACACTTCCGCACCATCCCCCTAATCACAATCTGCACTCGCAGGGTCATCATTCCAGCACTCCATGAGAAAATCTAAGCCTGGTTTTTTCAACAAATTCCCCATCTTGAATTTCTCCATGCGCCAAGGTCTAGCCTTGGCTCTCTCTGCGATACCTACGGTGGGTTTTGCCTACGTCCGACTCAGCCTTCATAGGCAAACACCAAAAACCTTGTACCTTCATAGCTGAACTCTGCCATTTGGCACATCCCCATTTTTCGATGAGCTTGAAGAGATGGTTCATTGTGACCTTTGATAAATAGTATTCCTTGGCGTTGAGGTAATAAATTCTTCAACTTAGCAAACATTGCCGCAGCAATACCTTGACCTCGCATACTTTCCTCAACGCATATAGGGCCATACAAATAACAATACCTCTGCCAAATTACGAGGGTTCAACACCCGTAGAAACGGGATGAATGCGTCCTAAAGAAGTAAGCTTGGCAAAAATCTGGTTTAATAAAATAGGCTCAGGGATTTCGGGAAGCATTTTTAACATTTCACGGACATATCGAAAACCACTCTGGGTGAGCTTTAAGATCAATAATGCCGGAGTCAGGATTAAGGAGACGGAAATCAGATAGAAGATGATGGGATAAGTTGACCATAAAGAATGCTAGATTAACAGCATTAGTTACAGCAGTTTGACTTAAATTCATAAAATCTTCCAATCCCCAAAACTGCTTCGCATCACGAAAGTTAAACTCGATTTGAAAGTGCAGTTTATAGTAATCAATTATCTTTTCGTATGACAACTTTAGGTCACTAGAAAATAGGATTACATGACTATGAGCATTAGTTTTAAGATTGGTTTTGACCAAAATAACTATATTCAGTGCTTGGGCAAATTCCTTGTGGAGTAAAGTAGCTTGATAAATATCAGTTTTGATATCGTCTTCAATGGTACTTTTACATAAATATTTATCAGGTATGTTACAGTAGTCAATCTTATCACCGTATTTACGACGAGAGCGACTATTGGAGTCAGGATGTTGATAGGGTATATACAATGAGGAATCATGGCGCAACTTGGAAATTATGTGCAAGTTAACTTGCCGAACCATTTGCAAGGCATTATTGTTTCCAAAATGACCGTCTAAGACTAAGTAAGTTAGGGGGATAAAGTTAGCTATTAACTTGAACAACTCATTAATCATCTTCTTAATTCTTAGTAATTCAGATGTGAGAATTACTTCTGTTTTGTTTTTATTTTTACTACCTTTTGGTCGTCCACGTCCACATATTTCTTTGGGTTTGATTTCTGTTGTTGGCGATACACTACTTTTTTCTACATCGCTCTTGATTACCTGTTCTATTTTAATCGGAAATGAGTGTCTTCGCTTCACACTTACTAATGATAATGTAAAAAAAGATAGCCCTAATATAGGTTTGCTGGCGAGGCTAGAAAAAAATCTATCCAGCCCATAAGTTTGTTTCCCTGATTTACTGATTACAACTTCATCTCCTGCCAGCAAATACACCTCATTTGCACGGAACAAATGCTTACGAAAAAATACCCAAAACAACGTTGCCCAAGGTATTACTGTCTGAAAGAATCTTAATATTGTCCGATAACTACCACCAGTCCCTGCCCAACGAGACATTCCCAACATTGTGACTCTCCCGCTCATCGCTAACATCGCCAGGATTATCTGGTTCATTCGGCGCATCGTCGTCGCGTTGATCTGCGGTAGCAGGCATTGTAACAATGATAGGATGTCTGGCATGGGTGGTTTGTAGTTTTTGAGTTGTCGTTGTGAGAGACAATAACTCTACTACAAAGCGCCCTACCTCTTTATGCTCTTATTTTGGCTAAGGTATTGAAATAAGCGTCTTTATTACCGGGGTAGACTTGTAACATTGTGCCTATAATTGGCATCTGTACTGTTGCCTTTGGCCAAGTCAGTAAAAATCCTACGACTTGATTATCTTTACGGGCAACAATACTGGGCATCTGCGAGATGGTTTTGCTTACTGCTTCAGTTTCAAGACGACCTAGCAACATCCCACCATGTTCTGGATCATTGGCTTGGGCTAACGCTATAATTCCTGCCACATCTGCTTGATTAGCTTGGTCAATCACAATATTAGACAAACACATACAGCGACACTCTAGTAAATTTGTAGTATGGCTTTTGGATTTGGGTGAAAGTTGCTTCATCAAAGCTAATCAAGTTAGTTAACTAACTTTCTGCTCTGCAAACAGTGACAACTGCCCAGGAGAAACATTACCTCTGCCAAAACGGTGGTATGACAGGTGACAGCCACTACACAGACAAACTAAGTTTTCTAAGCGATTGTCAGACGGATCTCTATTCCAATGATGGACTTGCAATGTGTGGGCTTTACGTTCAGAAAAAGTTAAATTATCGGGTTTTTCCCCTGGCCGTAAGCAGACCCTACCGCATTTAGAACAACGCCAGTTAGAAGCCGCTTTCAATGCTGTGGCTAGTTGTTTCCAATTGTCTGGATACTTACCCTGAATCATAACAGTGTTTTATAACTGATGAAGTAAGTTAATAGCTGATTAATTAGAAGAGCTTACCGCATTCATCAGACCAATTCAAATACTCTTGCATTGACATGGCGATCGCTTTGTTGTGATCGCCATAATTCACTTCAGTTAACAAACAAGTAATTATCAGGGTGTAGATACTTGCGCCATCGCACCCACTCCATTGGGCCACAACATTTTGATTATTCTTCCCAAGATGGTTGGTAATCAAACAACCATTTAAACTGCAAGTCAGCTAACCAAGTTGGAGTCAACCTATAAATCCAATCTCGTAGGAAACATCCAATTGCTCCCGTTAGTTTGTCCAAGCTGACCAACTTGCCGAGAAGTCGTAAATACACGAGTGACTCGTTTGCTACGAATACTCTCAAATTGACGTAACATTGACACCACTTGATCGCTGTTTGGGTTATTTTTGAGCAACTTGACGAGTTCAAAGGCATCTTCTACTGCCATACAGCCGCCTTGTCCAAGATTTGGTTGTACAGGATGTGCTGCATCGCCAATTAAAGTCGCTCTCCCTTTACCCCAAGCATTGCCTAATGGTTGGCGACTTCTAATGAAGGGAAAAGTTAAGTGTTAATAGCGTTAATGTCTGTCGGGGATGCTTCCCTGCTTATGACCCTTTGAAAAGCTACTGCTTGCTTTCGTTTTCTCCACCAGCCAAAACCAATAGCAAGTAATGAGCCAACTACTGTATGAGGTTCTGGAACAGAACGTGGATTAATACTAAAGTTTCCATAATCTACATCACTTGAAAGCTCTGAATAACCTTCGTTGAAACTACTGTAGAATACATTAACGTTCCCCAAACCATCTTCTCCACTACCAGAAACCAAATAAGAAAAACCATTCGTGGTTAACAGTGGCTGACTCGCATTCAACAAATTATCGTTGACACCATATGTACCAGGTAATAGCAAACCAATTATTGTCTCTGTAATTCCTTTATCTGTTCGTTTACCATTTATACCTATAATTGTGTAACTATTGTTAATAGGATCTAGATCAGTTGTAGTAAGAGTTCCGCTAGCATAAATAGGCGTACCGTTTACTTCATAACTGGGAAAAGAATACTGAAAATTAAATAACTGTGCAGCTTGTGCTGTAGAACAGGCACTCATACCAGTTAAGCCAACAACAGCAATGACGGTAGCAATGCGAAGCTTTCTGACTATTTCCATGCGATAATCCCTCAAAAAACTAAAGTAAAAATTTGCTTAGGAGTCAGAATATTCTCTCTTTTAGCTCCCAAAGCCCTGGATCTAAACAAAAATTCATATTTGGGAATGCAACTCCCTAATACTGTTTCTCCAAGTTAGCGTGCAGTAAACAGTTATCAAGGCGTATGGTGAGGGACTGCTGCTACCCAGCACCATACGTCTACTACCAGTTGATGTGGTGTTTCACCAAGGATTTTAGTAATAAGTGATAACTGTCAAAGGTAGATTTACTGTTTGTATTAGCCTCAGTTTCAATTAGAAGCTACCAGGATAGTCATCAAGTGCTAGTAAGAAATTAATCAAGTCTGTTTGCTGGTTTGGATTAAACCCAGCCTGCCGATCTACATAGAAATCATGACCTGTACCATCAATGTTACTAAACACTAACCCCGGATTAGCTTTATTAGCTTTGATAACTAACGCACGAAGATCA
This region includes:
- a CDS encoding PEP-CTERM sorting domain-containing protein, coding for MEIVRKLRIATVIAVVGLTGMSACSTAQAAQLFNFQYSFPSYEVNGTPIYASGTLTTTDLDPINNSYTIIGINGKRTDKGITETIIGLLLPGTYGVNDNLLNASQPLLTTNGFSYLVSGSGEDGLGNVNVFYSSFNEGYSELSSDVDYGNFSINPRSVPEPHTVVGSLLAIGFGWWRKRKQAVAFQRVISREASPTDINAINT
- a CDS encoding HNH endonuclease → MIQGKYPDNWKQLATALKAASNWRCSKCGRVCLRPGEKPDNLTFSERKAHTLQVHHWNRDPSDNRLENLVCLCSGCHLSYHRFGRGNVSPGQLSLFAEQKVS
- a CDS encoding FAD-dependent monooxygenase, which gives rise to MRSRQPLGNAWGKGRATLIGDAAHPVQPNLGQGGCMAVEDAFELVKLLKNNPNSDQVVSMLRQFESIRSKRVTRVFTTSRQVGQLGQTNGSNWMFPTRLDL
- a CDS encoding transposase (programmed frameshift) — its product is MWNEYNNPRHIRTLNGVVELQLKIRRCQNKSCMRYKKAYRPEQEGSLALPQNEFGLDVIAYIGALRYQEHRSVPQIHTHLELKGICISKRTVTHLIDRYDELLSLWLKDHKRLKAIVANQGRVILAIDGMQPEIGHEVLWVIRDCLSGEILLAKTLLSSRNEDLVALLLEVANTLDVPIDGVVSDGQQSIRKAVGLALPKIAHGLCHYHYLKEAIKPIYEADRNAKKELKKKVRGLREIERSVTNEDKDLVTIIEDYCSAVRSSITNDGHPPLEASGLKLQENLTLIEQSLERMEKRSALPPPLVNLKHLLAKGLSATASLFSPVRVAYQWVDKASNILNNKIGLDAAGVKQSYQQLLTEMSQQKQKAGTLNTAIDNFIKTTHSYWSGLFHCYEIEDFPRTNNDLEHAFGMLRYHQRRCTGRKVAPSSLVIRGSVKLACAIATKLHSFTASDLAQVDIHTWLELRSQLQKHHKARIEQYRFRRDPKAYLANLESRLL
- a CDS encoding N-acetyltransferase — translated: MRGQGIAAAMFAKLKNLLPQRQGILFIKGHNEPSLQAHRKMGMCQMAEFSYEGTRFLVFAYEG
- a CDS encoding Uma2 family endonuclease, coding for MFTVGLCGCGPSDYESDEIGSRLLTFLNMWVMPRKLGRVTGSSAGFILPSLENDDNTGNPEKRNLRAPDVSFVRAERLKKTQRDFVELVPDLTVEVKSKSDRIKPLQEKIKLFLELGSTVGILIDPDKVLVTVYRRNLEPVVLKDNDKLTLPELLPGWELEIAELWPPEFE